A genome region from Microplitis demolitor isolate Queensland-Clemson2020A chromosome 1, iyMicDemo2.1a, whole genome shotgun sequence includes the following:
- the LOC103577952 gene encoding signal transducer and activator of transcription B isoform X6 — MTPGVNDGPRNTGTLPKSNRRNDRNREIINSNQPSVRTIYQTQHSNNLLDFQPVANDRDTGRSTKNSNTRSTSSVASLSYQDFADIVSLSGTRQYNYTGEDCIQWQEMAQSVDLRAQSPPHQQPAKPMNVDKMPDRNQVESRLNQIRDYIRMTSTMMESLSLSSDPRAHTQHDKLAIMVEDLRDSERKLSKLLEEYRPIEENGDGADGEESLESQLRKKMEASQRKLAELQEHQANLVGMQQQVRERLQEARQTQQALLLQENNQATTGSSTPAYDAVNSQRQLANDAQVLESETLALRGKLAALQNKKKQMDLLVAELQNVEMSDRASSSSGGSRKPKQDKAVELETLKQQLAHLKNLMAEATRARDGYNAINEPEVDSSLNTGCCNENGETVEDEADAALSSCNSFDHNSEADDTYAKYSNSKERLTVEQIQAVTREMKEQQVLLQAARAELQLLKNSTLTPTQNGPSLLSHSSTPSASVAGVYPADKNSSNNNNNNNNNNSNTNHNNMNGEISQSKKRQLEELVRKEQTLTSNINRDVTPADWSSRRGSNSQYSHTSTPANIWPNSNAIGQVNQQNGGDILAPDNLLDIGPPVTAVDSFGNNWWNVPAPPINPQQHGTGSVEYYRQLLMSSQAQQLQMMNTTMQQCCQLLWAQQRELQLMTSSITQIQQHLQLNQNQSQPPRVSNETRENYSNLSRSTHHLGNVLDAALPPSSSLPNLVSLPTPSSAPSHNSIVTSANSYHHQHQHQHHNHQQLNNQVPPGNRANNYWDNFRSYSRQNLLSGNSKSVTDSLAGTSGNSNTSTNTVAAVHASHVRDKRNREHGVDNISLHSLSSTEAQYSLNLQLSSNLQTQDRETPARNYNSYNDVTTQPVDNFWEDTNSSFRSMPDSNDDNYLLRHISSEIRDILSSLVASNRTRPDYLVIILREIKAISNDDRLRPKLLRSLRALQDTQSTDNPLNETTDQTASESCQSSDEDSDVGAGANAGAQARPLLNSNNDHQSSLLNEFLMPTHAAGQVPHAQNMPGLLVDHFDFEQAAAQLNEINTFPPSILAPGYNEDLAEADQSRPEASNNQQNSPEDESVEIPETGDMHLANLNIVTLEADREIANLI; from the exons ATGACTCCTGGTGTTAATGATGGTCCAAGAAATACAGGAACGTTACCAAAAAGTAACAGAAGAAATGATAGAAATagagaaattataaattcaaatcaacCATCTGTTCGTACTATTTATCAAACTCagcattcaaataatttg TTGGATTTTCAACCAGTTGCCAACGACAGGGATACTGGTAGGAGtacaaaaaatagtaatacaCGATCTACATCATCAGTAGCTTCACTTTCCTACCAAGATTTTGCAGATATTg tttcaCTCAGTGGAACTAGACAATATAACTATACCGGTGAAGATTGTATTCAGTGGCAAGAAATGGCTCAATCAGTAGATTTACGTGCTCAATCACCTCCTCATCAACAACCAGCAAAACCTATGAATGTTGATAAaatg CCAGATCGTAATCAAGTGGAGAGTCGTTTGAATCAAATCCGTGATTACATTAGAATGACCTCTACGATGATGGAATCACTGAGTCTGTCGTCTGATCCA cGAGCACACACTCAGCACGATAAATTAGCTATTATGGTTGAAGATCTACGGGATAGTGAGAGAAAACTTAGTAAGCTTTTGGAAGAATATCGTCCTATTGAAGAG aaTGGCGATGGTGCTGATGGAGAAGAATCACTGGAGTCGCAGTTGCGTAAAAAAATGGAGGCGTCCCAGCGAAAATTGGCTGAACTACAAGAGCATCAAGCAAATCTCGTGGGTATGCAGCAACAAGTAAGAGAACGGCTGCAGGAAGCCCGTCAAACACAGCAGGCGTTACTGCTGCAAGAGAATAATCAAGCGACGACTGGGTCTTCTACTCCAGCGTATGATGCCGTAAATTCTCAACGTCAGCTGGCAAATGACGCTCAAGTACTGGAGTCAGAGACTTTAGCGCTGAGAGGTAAATTAGCGGCActgcagaataaaaaaaagcaaatggATTTACTTGTTGCTGAATTGCAAAATGTTGAAATGTCTGATCGTGCAAGTAGT agcTCTGGAGGTTCAAGAAAACCTAAGCAAGATAAAGCTGTTGAATTAGAAACTCTTAAACAGCAATTAgctcatttaaaaaatcttatggCAGAAGCAACACGTGCTAGAGACGGTTATAATGCAATTAATGAACCTGAAGTTGATTCAAGTTTAAACACCGGGTGTTGTAATGAAAACGGCGAGACTGTTGAGGATGAAGCTGATGCAGCATTGTCTTCTTGTAATTCATTTGATCATAATAGTGAAGCAGATGATACTTATGCTAAATATAGTAATTCAAAAGAACGTTTAACTGTCGAACAAAttcag gcTGTAACACGTGAAATGAAAGAGCAACAAGTACTTTTACAAGCAGCGCGCGCTGAATTacagcttttaaaaaattcaactttgacGCCGACCCAAAATGGGCCATCACTCCTCTCACACAGTTCAACTCCATCGGCATCAGTAGCTGGGGTTTATCCAGCTGATAAAAATTCCagtaacaacaataataataataataataataacagtaatactAACCATAACAATATGAATGGAGAAATTTCTCAGAGTAAGAAACGTCAGTTGGAAGAACTCGTGCGAAAAGAGCAAACTCTCACGTCAAACATTAATCGCGATGTTACTCCAGCTGATTGGAGCAGCAGACGCGGTTCTAATTCTCAGTATAGTCATACAAGTACTCCAGCAAATATTTGGCCTAATTCTAATGCCATTG gTCAAGTAAATCAACAAAATGGTGGTGATATACTAGCTCCAGATAATTTACTAGATATCGGGCCACCAGTAACAGCAGTAGATAGTTTTGGAAATAACTGGTGGAATGTACCAGCGCCTCCCATAAATCCACAACAACACG GTACCGGTTCTGTGGAGTATTATCGGCAGTTACTGATGAGCTCGCAAGCTCAACAGTTACAAATGATGAACACGACGATGCAACAATGCTGTCAACTTTTGTGGGCGCAGCAGCGTGAATTACAATTAATGACAAGTTCAATAACTCAGATACAACAGCACTTGCAATTGAACCAAAACCAATCTCAGCCACCGCGGGTTTCCAATGAAACACGTGAGAACTATTCAAATCTAAGCCGCTCGACCCATCATCTGGGCAACGTTCTCGATGCAGCTCTACCACCTAGCTCATCGCTACCAAATCTAGTCTCTCTGCCGACACCCTCATCAGCTCCATCACACAACTCAATAGTCACATCCGCCAATTCTTATcatcatcagcatcagcatcagcatcacAACCACCAGCAGCTCAACAATCAAGTGCCCCCAGGTAATCGTGCCAACAACTACTGGGATAACTTCAGAag TTACTCGAGACAAAATCTTTTGTCAGGAAACTCAAAGTCAGTAACTGATTCACTGGCTGGTACTTCAGGTAACTCGAATACGTCAACTAATACAGTTGCAGCAGTACACGCGAGTCATGT aAGGGACAAAAGAAATCGTGAGCACGGAGTTGATAATATATCATTACATTCTTTGTCGAGTACCGAGGCTCAGTACTCATTAAATCTCCAACTCTCATCAAATCTACAAACTCAAGATCGTGAAACACCAGcaagaaattataattcttACAATGACGTCACTACACAGccagttgataatttttgggAAGATACAAATTCCTCTTTTCGTTCAATGCCCGATAGTAATgatgacaattatttattacgtcATATCAg cagtGAAATACGTGATATTCTTTCATCACTAGTTGCATCAAATAGAACAAGACCAGATTatcttgttattattttacgtgAAATAAAAGCAATAAGTAATGATGACAGATTGAGACCAAAACTTTTACGTTCATTGAGAGCTCTCCAGGATACTCAGTCAACCGACAATCCattg AATGAAACAACAGATCAGACAGCAAGTGAAAGTTGTCAGTCGAGTGACGAAGATTCAGATGTTGGTGCTGGTGCTAATGCTGGTGCTCAAGCACGGCCATTATTAAACAGTAATAATGATCATCAGTCATCTttgttaaatgaatttttaatgccGACTCATGCTGCTGGACAAGTACCGCACGCGCAAAATATGCCGGGTCTTTTAGTTGatcattttgattttgaa CAGGCAGCTGcacaattaaatgaaattaatacaTTTCCTCCATCAATTCTTGCTCCTGGATACAACGAAGACTTGGCTGAAGCTGATCAGTCGCGTCCCGAAGCTTCGAATAATCaacaa aaTTCACCAGAAGATGAAAGTGTTGAAATACCCGAGACCGGAGACATGCACTTGGCAAATCTCAATATTGTGACACTGGAAGCCGATCGCGAAATAGCTAATTTAATATGA
- the LOC103577952 gene encoding GATA zinc finger domain-containing protein 7 isoform X3 → MTPGVNDGPRNTGTLPKSNRRNDRNREIINSNQPSVRTIYQTQHSNNLLDFQPVANDRDTGRSTKNSNTRSTSSVASLSYQDFADIVSLSGTRQYNYTGEDCIQWQEMAQSVDLRAQSPPHQQPAKPMNVDKMPDRNQVESRLNQIRDYIRMTSTMMESLSLSSDPRAHTQHDKLAIMVEDLRDSERKLSKLLEEYRPIEEFKAQPLQCSNQIKRFSELLDILSCQERILVTNNNRRNGDGADGEESLESQLRKKMEASQRKLAELQEHQANLVGMQQQVRERLQEARQTQQALLLQENNQATTGSSTPAYDAVNSQRQLANDAQVLESETLALRGKLAALQNKKKQMDLLVAELQNVEMSDRASSSSGGSRKPKQDKAVELETLKQQLAHLKNLMAEATRARDGYNAINEPEVDSSLNTGCCNENGETVEDEADAALSSCNSFDHNSEADDTYAKYSNSKERLTVEQIQAVTREMKEQQVLLQAARAELQLLKNSTLTPTQNGPSLLSHSSTPSASVAGVYPADKNSSNNNNNNNNNNSNTNHNNMNGEISQSKKRQLEELVRKEQTLTSNINRDVTPADWSSRRGSNSQYSHTSTPANIWPNSNAIGQVNQQNGGDILAPDNLLDIGPPVTAVDSFGNNWWNVPAPPINPQQHVGTGSVEYYRQLLMSSQAQQLQMMNTTMQQCCQLLWAQQRELQLMTSSITQIQQHLQLNQNQSQPPRVSNETRENYSNLSRSTHHLGNVLDAALPPSSSLPNLVSLPTPSSAPSHNSIVTSANSYHHQHQHQHHNHQQLNNQVPPGNRANNYWDNFRSYSRQNLLSGNSKSVTDSLAGTSGNSNTSTNTVAAVHASHVRDKRNREHGVDNISLHSLSSTEAQYSLNLQLSSNLQTQDRETPARNYNSYNDVTTQPVDNFWEDTNSSFRSMPDSNDDNYLLRHISSEIRDILSSLVASNRTRPDYLVIILREIKAISNDDRLRPKLLRSLRALQDTQSTDNPLNETTDQTASESCQSSDEDSDVGAGANAGAQARPLLNSNNDHQSSLLNEFLMPTHAAGQVPHAQNMPGLLVDHFDFEAAAQLNEINTFPPSILAPGYNEDLAEADQSRPEASNNQQNSPEDESVEIPETGDMHLANLNIVTLEADREIANLI, encoded by the exons ATGACTCCTGGTGTTAATGATGGTCCAAGAAATACAGGAACGTTACCAAAAAGTAACAGAAGAAATGATAGAAATagagaaattataaattcaaatcaacCATCTGTTCGTACTATTTATCAAACTCagcattcaaataatttg TTGGATTTTCAACCAGTTGCCAACGACAGGGATACTGGTAGGAGtacaaaaaatagtaatacaCGATCTACATCATCAGTAGCTTCACTTTCCTACCAAGATTTTGCAGATATTg tttcaCTCAGTGGAACTAGACAATATAACTATACCGGTGAAGATTGTATTCAGTGGCAAGAAATGGCTCAATCAGTAGATTTACGTGCTCAATCACCTCCTCATCAACAACCAGCAAAACCTATGAATGTTGATAAaatg CCAGATCGTAATCAAGTGGAGAGTCGTTTGAATCAAATCCGTGATTACATTAGAATGACCTCTACGATGATGGAATCACTGAGTCTGTCGTCTGATCCA cGAGCACACACTCAGCACGATAAATTAGCTATTATGGTTGAAGATCTACGGGATAGTGAGAGAAAACTTAGTAAGCTTTTGGAAGAATATCGTCCTATTGAAGAG tttaaagcTCAGCCACTCCAGTGTTCCaatcaaattaaaagattTAGCGAGCTTTTGGATATATTGAGCTGTCAAGAACGTATTCTTGTTACAAACAATAATCGCAGG aaTGGCGATGGTGCTGATGGAGAAGAATCACTGGAGTCGCAGTTGCGTAAAAAAATGGAGGCGTCCCAGCGAAAATTGGCTGAACTACAAGAGCATCAAGCAAATCTCGTGGGTATGCAGCAACAAGTAAGAGAACGGCTGCAGGAAGCCCGTCAAACACAGCAGGCGTTACTGCTGCAAGAGAATAATCAAGCGACGACTGGGTCTTCTACTCCAGCGTATGATGCCGTAAATTCTCAACGTCAGCTGGCAAATGACGCTCAAGTACTGGAGTCAGAGACTTTAGCGCTGAGAGGTAAATTAGCGGCActgcagaataaaaaaaagcaaatggATTTACTTGTTGCTGAATTGCAAAATGTTGAAATGTCTGATCGTGCAAGTAGT agcTCTGGAGGTTCAAGAAAACCTAAGCAAGATAAAGCTGTTGAATTAGAAACTCTTAAACAGCAATTAgctcatttaaaaaatcttatggCAGAAGCAACACGTGCTAGAGACGGTTATAATGCAATTAATGAACCTGAAGTTGATTCAAGTTTAAACACCGGGTGTTGTAATGAAAACGGCGAGACTGTTGAGGATGAAGCTGATGCAGCATTGTCTTCTTGTAATTCATTTGATCATAATAGTGAAGCAGATGATACTTATGCTAAATATAGTAATTCAAAAGAACGTTTAACTGTCGAACAAAttcag gcTGTAACACGTGAAATGAAAGAGCAACAAGTACTTTTACAAGCAGCGCGCGCTGAATTacagcttttaaaaaattcaactttgacGCCGACCCAAAATGGGCCATCACTCCTCTCACACAGTTCAACTCCATCGGCATCAGTAGCTGGGGTTTATCCAGCTGATAAAAATTCCagtaacaacaataataataataataataataacagtaatactAACCATAACAATATGAATGGAGAAATTTCTCAGAGTAAGAAACGTCAGTTGGAAGAACTCGTGCGAAAAGAGCAAACTCTCACGTCAAACATTAATCGCGATGTTACTCCAGCTGATTGGAGCAGCAGACGCGGTTCTAATTCTCAGTATAGTCATACAAGTACTCCAGCAAATATTTGGCCTAATTCTAATGCCATTG gTCAAGTAAATCAACAAAATGGTGGTGATATACTAGCTCCAGATAATTTACTAGATATCGGGCCACCAGTAACAGCAGTAGATAGTTTTGGAAATAACTGGTGGAATGTACCAGCGCCTCCCATAAATCCACAACAACACG TAGGTACCGGTTCTGTGGAGTATTATCGGCAGTTACTGATGAGCTCGCAAGCTCAACAGTTACAAATGATGAACACGACGATGCAACAATGCTGTCAACTTTTGTGGGCGCAGCAGCGTGAATTACAATTAATGACAAGTTCAATAACTCAGATACAACAGCACTTGCAATTGAACCAAAACCAATCTCAGCCACCGCGGGTTTCCAATGAAACACGTGAGAACTATTCAAATCTAAGCCGCTCGACCCATCATCTGGGCAACGTTCTCGATGCAGCTCTACCACCTAGCTCATCGCTACCAAATCTAGTCTCTCTGCCGACACCCTCATCAGCTCCATCACACAACTCAATAGTCACATCCGCCAATTCTTATcatcatcagcatcagcatcagcatcacAACCACCAGCAGCTCAACAATCAAGTGCCCCCAGGTAATCGTGCCAACAACTACTGGGATAACTTCAGAag TTACTCGAGACAAAATCTTTTGTCAGGAAACTCAAAGTCAGTAACTGATTCACTGGCTGGTACTTCAGGTAACTCGAATACGTCAACTAATACAGTTGCAGCAGTACACGCGAGTCATGT aAGGGACAAAAGAAATCGTGAGCACGGAGTTGATAATATATCATTACATTCTTTGTCGAGTACCGAGGCTCAGTACTCATTAAATCTCCAACTCTCATCAAATCTACAAACTCAAGATCGTGAAACACCAGcaagaaattataattcttACAATGACGTCACTACACAGccagttgataatttttgggAAGATACAAATTCCTCTTTTCGTTCAATGCCCGATAGTAATgatgacaattatttattacgtcATATCAg cagtGAAATACGTGATATTCTTTCATCACTAGTTGCATCAAATAGAACAAGACCAGATTatcttgttattattttacgtgAAATAAAAGCAATAAGTAATGATGACAGATTGAGACCAAAACTTTTACGTTCATTGAGAGCTCTCCAGGATACTCAGTCAACCGACAATCCattg AATGAAACAACAGATCAGACAGCAAGTGAAAGTTGTCAGTCGAGTGACGAAGATTCAGATGTTGGTGCTGGTGCTAATGCTGGTGCTCAAGCACGGCCATTATTAAACAGTAATAATGATCATCAGTCATCTttgttaaatgaatttttaatgccGACTCATGCTGCTGGACAAGTACCGCACGCGCAAAATATGCCGGGTCTTTTAGTTGatcattttgattttgaa GCAGCTGcacaattaaatgaaattaatacaTTTCCTCCATCAATTCTTGCTCCTGGATACAACGAAGACTTGGCTGAAGCTGATCAGTCGCGTCCCGAAGCTTCGAATAATCaacaa aaTTCACCAGAAGATGAAAGTGTTGAAATACCCGAGACCGGAGACATGCACTTGGCAAATCTCAATATTGTGACACTGGAAGCCGATCGCGAAATAGCTAATTTAATATGA
- the LOC103577952 gene encoding GATA zinc finger domain-containing protein 7 isoform X1, which yields MTPGVNDGPRNTGTLPKSNRRNDRNREIINSNQPSVRTIYQTQHSNNLLDFQPVANDRDTGRSTKNSNTRSTSSVASLSYQDFADIVSLSGTRQYNYTGEDCIQWQEMAQSVDLRAQSPPHQQPAKPMNVDKMPDRNQVESRLNQIRDYIRMTSTMMESLSLSSDPRAHTQHDKLAIMVEDLRDSERKLSKLLEEYRPIEEFKAQPLQCSNQIKRFSELLDILSCQERILVTNNNRRNGDGADGEESLESQLRKKMEASQRKLAELQEHQANLVGMQQQVRERLQEARQTQQALLLQENNQATTGSSTPAYDAVNSQRQLANDAQVLESETLALRGKLAALQNKKKQMDLLVAELQNVEMSDRASSSSGGSRKPKQDKAVELETLKQQLAHLKNLMAEATRARDGYNAINEPEVDSSLNTGCCNENGETVEDEADAALSSCNSFDHNSEADDTYAKYSNSKERLTVEQIQAVTREMKEQQVLLQAARAELQLLKNSTLTPTQNGPSLLSHSSTPSASVAGVYPADKNSSNNNNNNNNNNSNTNHNNMNGEISQSKKRQLEELVRKEQTLTSNINRDVTPADWSSRRGSNSQYSHTSTPANIWPNSNAIGQVNQQNGGDILAPDNLLDIGPPVTAVDSFGNNWWNVPAPPINPQQHVGTGSVEYYRQLLMSSQAQQLQMMNTTMQQCCQLLWAQQRELQLMTSSITQIQQHLQLNQNQSQPPRVSNETRENYSNLSRSTHHLGNVLDAALPPSSSLPNLVSLPTPSSAPSHNSIVTSANSYHHQHQHQHHNHQQLNNQVPPGNRANNYWDNFRSYSRQNLLSGNSKSVTDSLAGTSGNSNTSTNTVAAVHASHVRDKRNREHGVDNISLHSLSSTEAQYSLNLQLSSNLQTQDRETPARNYNSYNDVTTQPVDNFWEDTNSSFRSMPDSNDDNYLLRHISSEIRDILSSLVASNRTRPDYLVIILREIKAISNDDRLRPKLLRSLRALQDTQSTDNPLNETTDQTASESCQSSDEDSDVGAGANAGAQARPLLNSNNDHQSSLLNEFLMPTHAAGQVPHAQNMPGLLVDHFDFEQAAAQLNEINTFPPSILAPGYNEDLAEADQSRPEASNNQQNSPEDESVEIPETGDMHLANLNIVTLEADREIANLI from the exons ATGACTCCTGGTGTTAATGATGGTCCAAGAAATACAGGAACGTTACCAAAAAGTAACAGAAGAAATGATAGAAATagagaaattataaattcaaatcaacCATCTGTTCGTACTATTTATCAAACTCagcattcaaataatttg TTGGATTTTCAACCAGTTGCCAACGACAGGGATACTGGTAGGAGtacaaaaaatagtaatacaCGATCTACATCATCAGTAGCTTCACTTTCCTACCAAGATTTTGCAGATATTg tttcaCTCAGTGGAACTAGACAATATAACTATACCGGTGAAGATTGTATTCAGTGGCAAGAAATGGCTCAATCAGTAGATTTACGTGCTCAATCACCTCCTCATCAACAACCAGCAAAACCTATGAATGTTGATAAaatg CCAGATCGTAATCAAGTGGAGAGTCGTTTGAATCAAATCCGTGATTACATTAGAATGACCTCTACGATGATGGAATCACTGAGTCTGTCGTCTGATCCA cGAGCACACACTCAGCACGATAAATTAGCTATTATGGTTGAAGATCTACGGGATAGTGAGAGAAAACTTAGTAAGCTTTTGGAAGAATATCGTCCTATTGAAGAG tttaaagcTCAGCCACTCCAGTGTTCCaatcaaattaaaagattTAGCGAGCTTTTGGATATATTGAGCTGTCAAGAACGTATTCTTGTTACAAACAATAATCGCAGG aaTGGCGATGGTGCTGATGGAGAAGAATCACTGGAGTCGCAGTTGCGTAAAAAAATGGAGGCGTCCCAGCGAAAATTGGCTGAACTACAAGAGCATCAAGCAAATCTCGTGGGTATGCAGCAACAAGTAAGAGAACGGCTGCAGGAAGCCCGTCAAACACAGCAGGCGTTACTGCTGCAAGAGAATAATCAAGCGACGACTGGGTCTTCTACTCCAGCGTATGATGCCGTAAATTCTCAACGTCAGCTGGCAAATGACGCTCAAGTACTGGAGTCAGAGACTTTAGCGCTGAGAGGTAAATTAGCGGCActgcagaataaaaaaaagcaaatggATTTACTTGTTGCTGAATTGCAAAATGTTGAAATGTCTGATCGTGCAAGTAGT agcTCTGGAGGTTCAAGAAAACCTAAGCAAGATAAAGCTGTTGAATTAGAAACTCTTAAACAGCAATTAgctcatttaaaaaatcttatggCAGAAGCAACACGTGCTAGAGACGGTTATAATGCAATTAATGAACCTGAAGTTGATTCAAGTTTAAACACCGGGTGTTGTAATGAAAACGGCGAGACTGTTGAGGATGAAGCTGATGCAGCATTGTCTTCTTGTAATTCATTTGATCATAATAGTGAAGCAGATGATACTTATGCTAAATATAGTAATTCAAAAGAACGTTTAACTGTCGAACAAAttcag gcTGTAACACGTGAAATGAAAGAGCAACAAGTACTTTTACAAGCAGCGCGCGCTGAATTacagcttttaaaaaattcaactttgacGCCGACCCAAAATGGGCCATCACTCCTCTCACACAGTTCAACTCCATCGGCATCAGTAGCTGGGGTTTATCCAGCTGATAAAAATTCCagtaacaacaataataataataataataataacagtaatactAACCATAACAATATGAATGGAGAAATTTCTCAGAGTAAGAAACGTCAGTTGGAAGAACTCGTGCGAAAAGAGCAAACTCTCACGTCAAACATTAATCGCGATGTTACTCCAGCTGATTGGAGCAGCAGACGCGGTTCTAATTCTCAGTATAGTCATACAAGTACTCCAGCAAATATTTGGCCTAATTCTAATGCCATTG gTCAAGTAAATCAACAAAATGGTGGTGATATACTAGCTCCAGATAATTTACTAGATATCGGGCCACCAGTAACAGCAGTAGATAGTTTTGGAAATAACTGGTGGAATGTACCAGCGCCTCCCATAAATCCACAACAACACG TAGGTACCGGTTCTGTGGAGTATTATCGGCAGTTACTGATGAGCTCGCAAGCTCAACAGTTACAAATGATGAACACGACGATGCAACAATGCTGTCAACTTTTGTGGGCGCAGCAGCGTGAATTACAATTAATGACAAGTTCAATAACTCAGATACAACAGCACTTGCAATTGAACCAAAACCAATCTCAGCCACCGCGGGTTTCCAATGAAACACGTGAGAACTATTCAAATCTAAGCCGCTCGACCCATCATCTGGGCAACGTTCTCGATGCAGCTCTACCACCTAGCTCATCGCTACCAAATCTAGTCTCTCTGCCGACACCCTCATCAGCTCCATCACACAACTCAATAGTCACATCCGCCAATTCTTATcatcatcagcatcagcatcagcatcacAACCACCAGCAGCTCAACAATCAAGTGCCCCCAGGTAATCGTGCCAACAACTACTGGGATAACTTCAGAag TTACTCGAGACAAAATCTTTTGTCAGGAAACTCAAAGTCAGTAACTGATTCACTGGCTGGTACTTCAGGTAACTCGAATACGTCAACTAATACAGTTGCAGCAGTACACGCGAGTCATGT aAGGGACAAAAGAAATCGTGAGCACGGAGTTGATAATATATCATTACATTCTTTGTCGAGTACCGAGGCTCAGTACTCATTAAATCTCCAACTCTCATCAAATCTACAAACTCAAGATCGTGAAACACCAGcaagaaattataattcttACAATGACGTCACTACACAGccagttgataatttttgggAAGATACAAATTCCTCTTTTCGTTCAATGCCCGATAGTAATgatgacaattatttattacgtcATATCAg cagtGAAATACGTGATATTCTTTCATCACTAGTTGCATCAAATAGAACAAGACCAGATTatcttgttattattttacgtgAAATAAAAGCAATAAGTAATGATGACAGATTGAGACCAAAACTTTTACGTTCATTGAGAGCTCTCCAGGATACTCAGTCAACCGACAATCCattg AATGAAACAACAGATCAGACAGCAAGTGAAAGTTGTCAGTCGAGTGACGAAGATTCAGATGTTGGTGCTGGTGCTAATGCTGGTGCTCAAGCACGGCCATTATTAAACAGTAATAATGATCATCAGTCATCTttgttaaatgaatttttaatgccGACTCATGCTGCTGGACAAGTACCGCACGCGCAAAATATGCCGGGTCTTTTAGTTGatcattttgattttgaa CAGGCAGCTGcacaattaaatgaaattaatacaTTTCCTCCATCAATTCTTGCTCCTGGATACAACGAAGACTTGGCTGAAGCTGATCAGTCGCGTCCCGAAGCTTCGAATAATCaacaa aaTTCACCAGAAGATGAAAGTGTTGAAATACCCGAGACCGGAGACATGCACTTGGCAAATCTCAATATTGTGACACTGGAAGCCGATCGCGAAATAGCTAATTTAATATGA